In Musa acuminata AAA Group cultivar baxijiao chromosome BXJ2-3, Cavendish_Baxijiao_AAA, whole genome shotgun sequence, the following proteins share a genomic window:
- the LOC135607001 gene encoding uncharacterized protein LOC135607001, which yields MDLLEVPLEAVALRLYSLPSYAAGSVWAWAAVLAAALGIWGIRTVGSRSDASPPPPPLNVPALPAERAEPQASAATDRKEFRPIAQPSGCHVKETNAGKAPFTAYYHGASRDGCGVVEDDDESEEGEEAGVPGVGCRATALWDGGRQLDWLTARQRRRPDDLGWYRYQDMTALNGSVVRLWDGGLTARRRPRQKPF from the coding sequence ATGGACCTGCTCGAAGTGCCGCTCGAGGCGGTGGCGCTGCGACTCTACTCCCTCCCCAGCTACGCCGCTGGCTCGGTCTGGGCGTGGGCCGCAGTCCTCGCCGCGGCGCTCGGCATCTGGGGCATCAGGACCGTCGGATCCAGATCCGACGCCTCCCCTCCGCCTCCTCCACTTAACGTTCCCGCCCTCCCTGCCGAGCGGGCCGAACCGCAGGCCTCGGCGGCGACCGATCGGAAGGAATTCCGACCGATCGCGCAGCCGTCCGGATGCCACGTGAAGGAAACGAACGCGGGCAAGGCACCGTTCACGGCGTACTACCACGGCGCCTCCCGCGACGGCTGCGGCGTGGTGGAGGACGACGACGAAAGCGAGGAGGGCGAAGAAGCCGGCGTTCCCGGCGTCGGCTGCCGGGCGACGGCGCTGTGGGATGGAGGCAGGCAGTTGGATTGGTTGACGgcacggcagcggcggcggccggATGACTTGGGATGGTACCGTTACCAGGACATGACGGCGCTTAACGGAAGCGTGGTGAGGTTGTGGGACGGCGGCTTGACGGCGAGGCGACGACCGCGGCAGAAGCCATTTTAG
- the LOC135606998 gene encoding respiratory burst oxidase homolog protein E-like, which produces MVRTPSSGGGSSRKSGHRRIADILADDEDSSDESVFNGYGYGYGGGGGGMMPIFLNDQSDLVEVMLELDEESMVVRSVTPTSAAAAAAASAGRDSSGSLSQSSSTSSRIRRKFAWLRSPTSRRTLADMLATDDSSSGPLPAPTAAVLSRDARRIRARLERTRSGAQRALKGLRFISRTTTGAADAAELWRRVEDRFALLAKDGLLSREDFGECIGMVDSKEFAVGIFDALSRRRRQNLERITKEELYEFWLQISDQSFDARLQIFFDMADTNVDGRITREEVQELIGLSASANKLSMLKEQADEYAALIMEELDPENLGYIELWQLEALLLQRDTYMNYSRPLSTASAAGWSQTIAGGPKPSRRRWFSPRRAAARLRLAAQENWQRAWVVSLWLAAMAGLFAWKFTQYRERAAFQVMGYCLPTAKGAAETLKLNMALVLLPVCRNTLTWLRSTRARLFVPFDDNITFHKMIATAIVIGILLHAGNHLTCDFPRLINSSPARYELVARYFGQEKPTYGSLVAGVEGVTGIAMVVLMTISFTLATHRFRKNGARLPFPLNRLSGFNAFWYSHHLLAVVYVLLLVHGYYMFLVQEWYQRTTWMYISVPLLLYVGERNLRAFRSKAYSVKILKVALLPGGVLTVTMSKPHGFRYRSGQYIFLQCPTISPFEWHPFSITSAPGDEYLSVHIRTSGDWTQELKRIFIESYFSPHSMGRASLNESGSSEQTRQPRLFVDGPYGAPAQDFRNYDVLLLVGLGIGATPFISILRDLLNNIKLADELMDLAMETSRSEVSSHSFSFSTSSSSIKKRTYRTSSAHFYWVTREAGSFEWFKGVMNDVAEMDKKGIIEMHNYLTSVYEERDARTTLLTMVQALSHAKHGVDIVSGTRVRTHFARPNWKEVFTKLASEHPGATVGVFYCGTPTLAKELRKLSLETSHKTSTRFHFHKEYF; this is translated from the exons ATGGTGAGGACGCCGTCGTCGGGCGGCGGGAGCTCCCGGAAGTCCGGCCATCGGCGGATCGCCGACATCCTTGCGGATGATGAGGACTCTAGCGACGAGTCCGTCTTCAACGGGTACGGGTACGGCTACGGCGGTGGGGGAGGCGGAATGATGCCCATTTTCCTTAACGACCAGAGCGATCTGGTGGAGGTGATGCTGGAGCTCGACGAGGAGTCGATGGTTGTCCGGAGCGTCACCCCGAcatccgccgccgccgctgccgcggcGTCGGCGGGGAGGGATTCGTCGGGGAGCCTGAGCCAGAGCTCCTCGACGTCGTCGCGGATCCGGCGCAAGTTCGCGTGGCTCCGGTCGCCGACGTCGCGGCGGACGCTGGCCGACATGCTGGCGACGGACGACTCGTCGTCGGGCCCGCTCCCGGCCCCCACAGCTGCCGTGTTGTCGCGGGACGCCCGGCGGATCCGGGCGCGACTGGAGCGGACGCGGTCGGGGGCGCAGCGGGCACTGAAGGGGCTCCGCTTCATCAGCCGGACGACGACGGGGGCAGCGGACGCGGCGGAGCTGTGGCGGCGGGTGGAGGACCGCTTCGCCTTGCTCGCCAAGGACGGCCTCCTCTCCCGTGAGGACTTCGGCGAATGCATAG GAatggtggactcgaaggagttcGCTGTGGGCATATTCGATGCCCTGTCAAGAAGGCGGCGCCAGAACTTGGAGAGAATTACCAAAGAAGAACTCTACGAATTCTGGCTCCAGATCTCTGATCAAAGCTTCGATGCCCGCCTTCAAATCTTCTTCGACAT GGCGGATACCAATGTGGATGGGAGGATTACGAGAGAGGAAGTACAAGAG CTAATAGGCCTGAGTGCTTCGGCAAACAAGCTGTCCATGCTGAAGGAGCAGGCGGACGAGTACGCGGCTCTCATCATGGAAGAGCTGGACCCCGAAAACCTCGGCTACATCGAG CTATGGCAACTGGAGGCGCTGCTGCTGCAGCGGGACACGTACATGAACTACAGCCGGCCGCTGAGCACGGCGAGCGCGGCGGGGTGGAGCCAGACCATCGCCGGCGGGCCGAAGCCCTCTCGGCGCCGCTGGTTCAGCCCTCGCCGCGCGGCAGCTAGGCTGCGGCTGGCAGCGCAAGAGAACTGGCAGCGGGCGTGGGTGGTGTCGCTGTGGCTGGCGGCCATGGCGGGCTTGTTCGCCTGGAAGTTCACGCAGTACCGGGAGCGGGCCGCGTTCCAGGTGATGGGCTACTGCCTTCCCACCGCCAAGGGCGCGGCGGAGACGCTCAAACTCAACATGGCCCTCGTGCTGCTCCCCGTCTGCCGGAACACTCTCACCTGGCTCCGCTCCACACGGGCCCGGCTTTTCGTCCCCTTCGACGACAACATCACATTCCACAAG ATGATTGCGACTGCCATAGTGATCGGGATCCTTCTACACGCCGGGAATCATCTGACGTGCGATTTCCCGCGGCTGATCAACTCGTCGCCGGCGCGCTACGAGTTGGTGGCCAGATACTTCGGACAGGAGAAACCCACGTACGGGAGCCTGGTGGCTGGGGTGGAAGGGGTGACGGGGATCGCCATGGTGGTGCTGATGACCATCTCCTTCACGCTGGCCACCCACCGGTTCAGGAAGAACGGCGCGAGGCTGCCCTTCCCGCTGAACCGGCTCAGCGGGTTCAACGCCTTCTGGTACTCCCACCACCTGCTCGCCGTCGTCTACGTGCTGCTGCTCGTCCATGGCTACTACATGTTCCTCGTCCAGGAGTGGTACCAGCGGACG ACATGGATGTACATCTCTGTTCCATTGCTGCTCTATGTGGGCGAGCGGAATCTGAGGGCTTTCCGTTCCAAGGCTTACTCTGTCAAGATCTTAAAG GTCGCATTACTACCTGGTGGTGTGCTGACTGTGACCATGTCCAAGCCACATGGATTTCGCTATAGAAGTGGACAATATATATTTTTGCAGTGCCCTACTATCTCCCCATTTGAATG GCATCCTTTCTCCATTACGTCAGCTCCTGGTGATGAGTATCTCAGTGTCCACATTAGAACCAGTGGTGACTGGACCCAGGAGCTTAAGCGCATATTTATAGAGAGTTACTTCTCACCACACTCGATGGGGAGAGCTTCACTTAATGAATCAGGTTCTTCGGAGCAGACAAG GCAGCCTAGATTGTTTGTAGATGGACCCTATGGTGCTCCAGCACAAGACTTCCGGAATTATGATGTTCTTCTGCTGGTCGGGCTTGGTATAGGAGCAACACCTTTCATCAGCATTCTCAGAGACCTACTCAACAACATTAAGTTAGCAGATGAACTGATG GATTTGGCGATGGAAACCAGCAGGTCTGAAGTTAGCAGTCACAGCTTCAGCTTTTCCACATCCAGCAGCAGCATCAAGAAGCGAACGTATAGAACTAGCAGCGCTCATTTCTACTGGGTTACAAGAGAGGCCGGATCCTTTGAATGGTTCAAAGGAGTAATGAATGATGTGGCTGAAATGGACAAGAAG GGCATTATAGAGATGCATAATTATTTGACGAGTGTTTACGAGGAGCGTGATGCAAGGACTACTCTCCTCACAATGGTGCAGGCTCTCAGTCATGCCAAGCATGGTGTTGACATTGTATCAGGCACCCGG GTGAGAACTCACTTTGCAAGACCAAATTGGAAAGAAGTATTTACCAAGTTAGCTTCGGAGCATCCTGGTGCAACAGTAG GTGTATTCTACTGTGGGACACCAACTCTAGCAAAAGAGCTGAGGAAACTGTCGCTGGAGACGAGCCACAAGACTTCGACTCGATTCCATTTCCACAAGGAGTACTTCTAA